The genomic segment ATAAAACCATCTTGCCCGTTTCAAGTTGGTATTTGGAAAGTTTGTCTCTAACAGCATCAATGGAGCgatttatattttcaaaataatcTGTCAAATTGTCAATCAACTTATCTATATtgtttgaaaatattgttttGTGAGTAGATATTTTCCTATGTTCTTTAagtttttcaatattttttttaatcGCATCAGCTTTAGTAATAGTTTCATTGTAGAGTTCCATTGTTTTGTTAAAATCATTAGGATGTTTAACGTGTGAACTATTGTTATTGACAAGATCTATAATGGTATTGTTTGTGTCAAGTGTAGAATGTAATGTCTTATCCATTTCTGATAGTTTTGTTTTAATCttattcattaattttcCAAGTGAAGTTAGTAGATTGCTTTGCTTGGTTTTATCTAAGGAATCATAACTGATTATGTAGTTTCTAGTGGTTTTCAAGGCGTTTTTGAAATCGTTGGCCTCCTTTTCcatatgtttaattttatcttgatgaaatatttttgaaatttcCGAATTTACCTTAATAACTTTATCAATCAAATCAGGTATGTCCTTAATTTTCTCGgttaattgatttgtttTCTCTTTCAATTCGTGTATTGATTTAACAACTTCATTTGCTTTGTGTAAGATCTTATCTATATCGCAATAATGGATTTCTAGTGTCTCAAATCCAGAAAACGTGACTTGATCAATTATAACACCTTCAtaacaatttggaaatgttttaaataaGGATTTCCCAATCGCAAAACAATCCTTTGGTTTGCCTTCACCTGAAATGCAATTTCTGGTGTTTTTAGTAGTACACACTGATACATCTTCCCAGTTCGAGCAAGTCTATGATTAGTTTTGTTTTAAtggtatattttatttaggtcAATTTACTTACATCTATTCCGGGTAAATTGTTTGGAGTTGTAATTTTAGATACAAGTGTTTCTGAATGTAAGGTTGATTTACCTTGCAGGGAGGGTTGAATGCCGTACAATAAAAAAACGGTCAAAAGATTGATGATTTGCTTTAAACACATTTTATATAGCGTCTAAAATCGTGCAAATGGAGTTTATGAATTTCGGAAGATTATTTGCtttgcaataaattgaaGGGTGCTAagcaaaatatttatgagATGtacaataaatcaaattctGCAAAATGTCCAATAagattaaatataacagaTTTATGCAACTAGGATGTAtgatttgcaaatataCGAAAAATAATGGTATTCAGTATCTATGCAAGTACCATAAAATCAAAGGATTTCAGCTAAATTGGCACTTCATCCACGCcaaaaatgatttggaTGAAGTTTGATTTGTTATTTAAGGGAAACGTATTTTGCGACTGAGGCAACAACATCGTTAAGCAGCACATTGCGCAGGGGTGCAACAAGTAACGAAGCGGGTGtgcaatttaaataatatgtctTTTTTTGATGCATTTTATTAAGCACTGCACAAATTAGAATGATAAGTAactaaattgtttgtagTAGGTCATAGATagaaatttaatttaaataactcATGTCTAATATGTTATGCAATTTGCCCAGTATTTTAAGGGTATATACTTGGCTGGATCTAATATGTCTGTTCAATATAAAATGTAATCACTTATCATATCTGTTTAGGTGGGGTCTATGTATGCAAATATCTGTTGTATACTACTCCCCACATTGCACAATGGCACATATCTTTGGGTCATTTATCTCAGAGCATTCCAATGCCAATATAATTAGCCAATTTAGGCGAGCAATTTTTACTTCAAGCGCAAATGTTCAAATGTGTAACTATGTTCCGTGTCACCGTCTTAccaattcaaatattttcctACCTAAATCGCCATTAAACATACAAAAGAGATCTTTTGGGGGGTATTTAGAAGAGTATTATACAACATCTAATGCTTCAACTGGATTTTCTACCCCCCTCAGATcattattcatatattcCCTTGTTGTATTGCaggtaattatttatacaattatgcTATGCTTTTTATTACACCTTATGATTTAGACTGCATTAGTTTTCGGAACTTTGTTtcacacaaattattattttactGGAAGAATTTTGCCTAAAGCTGATGGGAATACTCAATTATGTTCGGATAgtataatttcataatataaactacttataattaatttgactttttattcaattttcaaaatcaattattttaacttATAATGTCGTTTAGTAGTCACTCAGTGTATACTAGTTTAACTCTGGGTTTTCAAAATGTTTCTTTATAATGTTTATAGTAGAATATTCCTATTATTGCCAAAGCAAGCCCTATGCATCCAAATGCCCCTCCAACTAAAGTGATAGTATCATATTGTGAATCACCATCTTTTAGATAGTGTGGATTGTAATTATCTATACTTTCATTAGTCGATTTGATGTCTATACCGTTAGGTTTTGCATCTGAAATTAaatagtattattatatattaattgtttaatgtgatgataaattttattttagcTGAATACCTTTGTAACTTTTTGTTGGAATTagatttttaatatttttacttgCTATTATTGGTGATTTTTTGGTTTGTTTCAAActtaattgatttaattCACATTTCCACATCATTGATGGAACTTTTCCGGAacaaaacatttttaacatGAGAGgagaaatatttttaacacaATTTTCTAGCTGTAACCAAGAAAtgttatttacattttcggaaattgtttgaactaattaaattatcaaaaattacctatcatacataatattaaaatgacATTATTGGATGAATAAAgtttcatttttatatattttaaactaGTAAATTTACAGTATTATCTATGcgtaaataattaaattatttgtgtttttaattacacatttgcTAGAATTAGTAATGTGCACCTAGTTAATCTATGAATCAATTGTGTTTTAAAAAACTAATTGTTAGTAggatttattattatacaattaagtctacattttaaatgtaatGTCAATTATGTATCACtacaatatttgtattCATAACTAAAAATCACTCAATTCCCCAAATAGAATCTTCGATGGTAACAGCAGTTTCAACTTCTTGAATAAATGATGCCTCTTCagaattaaattcaatctCTTTAAAAGAATCTTGCGTTAAATTAGAACTGGATATTAACTTAATTACCTGTTCCTCTTCATTACGAAAGTTCCGATGCCTAAAAGGAAAACTACTGCTCCTACCAATCCTCCTGCAAGTTTAGTTTCATAATAAGGGTCATATTTTTCCGTTTCTGAATTCATAGATGTGTCAATATctccaatatatttgaattttttctGTTGTAATAGCGGTGAACTTGATGGTTTTGGGTGTTTAAGAATGTTAGAGGACAATTTAGGTTGATTCGCAGGATAATTTTTAGGAATAGCATTTATTGAGTGTTCTGTGACATctgaattaaaattattatgataAATGGGTGTAGTAATATCCTGCTTAGGCTCGTTGGTATTCATTGGAATTAATGTATCAACATCATCCTCCAATCCACTCAAATCGCTAGTATCTGAGTAGTATGCAGAATCAAACTTCATTGGATTCTTAAGTTCATTTGGATTCTGTTCTGGCTTCATCTCAAAGTCCGCAGATGGAATGATTACTTGATCATTGTTCTCTTCATCATGTGATTTAGATCCTAACCCTTCATCCTTTTCTATTGGAAGTGTAGTAATATGCTCCTGCTTAGGCTCGTTGGTATTCATTGGAATTAATGTATCAACATCATCCTCCAATCCACTCAAATCGCTAGCATCTGAGTAGTATGCAGAATCAAACTTCATTGGATTCTTAAGTTCATTTGGATTCTGTTCTGGCTTCATCTCAAAGTCCGCAGATGGAATGATTACTTGATCATTGTTCTCTTCATCATGTGATTTAGATCCTAACCCTTCATCCTTTTCTATTGGAAGTGTAGTAATATGCTCCTGCTTAGGCTCGTTGGTATTCATTGGAATTAATGTATCAACATCATCCTCCAATCCACTCAAATCGCTAGTATCTGAGTAGTATGCAGAATCAAACTTCATTGGATTCTTAAGTTCATTTGGATTCTGTTCTGGCTTCATCTCAAAGTCCGCAGATGGAATGATTACTTGATCATTGTTCTCTTCATCATGTGATTTAGATCCTAACCCTTCATCCTTTTCTATTGGAAGTGTAGTAA from the Babesia microti strain RI chromosome I, complete genome genome contains:
- a CDS encoding conserved Plasmodium protein, unknown function (overlaps_old_locusTagID:BBM_I00990), whose protein sequence is MCNYVPCHRLTNSNIFLPKSPLNIQKRSFGGYLEEYYTTSNASTGFSTPLRSLFIYSLVVLQTALVFGTLFHTNYYFTGRILPKADGNTQLCSDSIIS